In Eublepharis macularius isolate TG4126 chromosome 4, MPM_Emac_v1.0, whole genome shotgun sequence, the following are encoded in one genomic region:
- the LOC129327785 gene encoding zinc finger protein with KRAB and SCAN domains 7-like: MEQNSAGPEGAGETIGIVQREDVAEQPRWRGWQESREEPGKGPHQCWEAQWQEFMRGLDFPHAGWGKEPSPWEDAKAFLASFEHVAQACQWPREEWAARLLPALSGEAQRAFDSLEARDREDYGKVKAAILRGEANRMEMLRQHFRQFRLREVEDPRRIYSQLQELCCRWLRPERHSKEEILELLILEQFLAILPPKLQSWIRAGEPDTCAQAVALVEDFLMSQQEAEAEKWQGPLQEVCLDGEVHAVQRQICREAEQTSKEQISLLGREMKGSRPSTSLLPPDGQETAETGPVEPQVDVKETDASLPMVKQTLIPPGQRTMFWQVLQEDSGNVNSLEGLLVPKPDPGKEEDMFVQSPEENERLKDQDSGDWRGRQFKVENSPCGGNELEEKARMGPEMIPGNMVTKAEIHEERCESKWSQEEDLWERDQMNPVNAQKLFGLPPAGQGSENPRHPGDGRRSWIKMENEAAVETGLEETDGTLGEKSRWSFSGTPEIYMQRYESEGPPQEIKPVKGENEEKEPSEDLISTAGEMYAEDAEAKKPLFSKYGRKYHYKPQFLTVHADEDLGECPISEENIQQQSSPEPPLSHANEKPYESSECRTVDNMTSHQSNYHGGKTYECPECGKSLSCRKSLKSHQVVHMAGRPFECSQCGKSYRQRETLLKHQKIHTGEKLHECSACGKIFTAKAALTRHHRIHTGEKPFKCPQCEKSFRHRQTLKEHQTLHIGEKSHDCPVCGENFPSREMLRKHQRVHAGERPYECPQCEKRFKRKIHLMRHQRIHTGEKPFQCSQCGKSFRQREHLRGHQRIHTGEKPFKCPECGKNFSQRNKMISHQGTHRGQRLYQCPECGKSFSQKATLTKHRSSHVGC, encoded by the exons ATGGAGCAAAATTCAGCAGGTCCAGAAGGAGCAGGAGAAACGATCGGCATAGTTCAACGTGAAGATGTGGCAGAGCAGCCTAGATGGAGAGGTTGGCAAGAGAGCAGAGAGGAACCAGGCAAGGGGCCACACCAGTGCTGGGAAGCCCAGTGGCAGGAGTTCATGAGGGGGCTGGATTTCCCTCATGCGGGGTGGGGCAAGGAGCCCAGCCCCTGGGAGGATGCCAAGGCCTTCCTGGCCTCCTTTGAGCACGTGGCCCAAGCCTGTCAGTGGCCTAGGGAAGAGTGGGCAGCCCGACTTCTACCAGCATTGAGTGGAGAAGCCCAAAGGGCCTTTgacagcctggaggccagagacAGGGAGGATTATGGGAAAGTGAAGGCGGCCATCTTGCGTGGGGAAGCCAATCGCATGGAAATGCTGCGCCAGCACTTCCGGCAGTTCCGCTTGAGGGAGGTGGAAGACCCGCGGCGGATTTACAGCCAGCTGCAGGAGCTTTGTTGCCGGTGGCTGAGGCCAGAGAGGCACTCGAAGGAGGAGATCCTGGAGTTActgatcctggagcagttcctaGCCATCCTGCCACCAAAGCTGCAGAGCTGGATCAGAGCTGGAGAACCAGACACTTGTGCCCAGGCCGTGGCCCTGGTGGAGGATTTCCTCATGAGCCAGCAAGAGGCTGAAGCAGAGAAATGGCAG GGGCCTTTGCAAGAAGTCTGCCTGGATGGAGAGGTACACGCTGTGCAGAGACAAATTTGCAGAGAGGCAGAGCAGACTAGCAAAGAGCAGATCAGTTTGCTAG GCAGGGAGATGAAAGGCTCACGTCCTTCCACTTCCTTGCTTCCTCCAGATGGACAGGAAACAGCCGAAACTGGGCCAGTGGAG CCACAGGTGGACGTCAAGGAGACAGATGCGTCTTTGCCCATGGTCAAGCAGACTCTGATTCCACCAGGCCAAAGGACCATGTTCTGGCAAGTCTTACAGGAGGACAGTGGGAATGTAAATTCTTTGG AAGGACTTTTGGTGCCTAAACCTGACCCTGGGAAAGAGGAAGACATGTTTGTCCAGTCTCCAGAGGAAAATGAGAGACTCAAAGACCAAGATTCAG GTGACTGGAGGGGAAGGCAGTTCAAGGTGGAGAATTCCCCCTGTGGCGGAAATGAGCTTGAGGAGAAAGCCAGGATGGGCCCAGAGATGATCCCAGGGAACATGGTGACAAAGGCTGAAATTCATGAGGAAAGATGTGAGTCCAAGTGGAGTCAGGAGGAGGATCTGTGGGAGAGAGACCAAATGAATCCAGTAAACGCTCAGAAACTCTTCGGCCTTCCACCAGCAGGGCAGGGTTCAGAGAACCCTAGGCATCCAG GTGATGGGAGGAGAAGCTGGATCAAGATGGAGAATGAAGCCGCTGTTGAGACTGGGCTGGAGGAAACAGATGGAACATTGGGAGAAAAATCCCGGTGGAGTTTTTCTGGAACACCTGAAATCTACATGCAGAGATATGAGTCCGAAGGGCCTCCGCAGGAGATAAAGCCAGTGAAGGGAGAGAATGAAGAGAAGGAGCCCTCTGAAGATCTTATCAGTACTGCTGGTGAAATGTATGCAGAGGATGCAGAGGCAAAAAAGCCCCTGTTCTCCAAGTATGGGAGAAAATACCACTACAAACCACAATTTCTTACGGTACATGCTGATGAAGACCTTGGTGAATGTCCCATCTCAGAGGAAAACATCCAGCAGCAAAGTAGCCCTGAGCCACCTCTGAGCCATGCAAATGAGAAGCCATATGAATCTTCGGAGTGCAGGACAGTAGATAATATGACCAGTCATCAGAGTAACTACCATGGGGGGAAAACATATGAATGCCCTGAATGTGGGAAAAGCCTCAGTTGCAGAAAGTCATTGAAGAGTCACCAAGTCGTTCACATGGCAGGGAGACCTTTTGAGTGTTCTCAGTGTGGGAAAAGCTACAGGCAAAGAGAAACATTGCTGAAGCATCAGAAAATCCACACAGGCGAGAAGCTGCATGAATGCTCCGCCTGTGGAAAAATCTTCACTGCAAAAGCAGCGCTGACGAGACACCATAGAATCCACACCGGAGAAAAACCATTTAAATGTCCTCAGTGTGAGAAAAGCTTCCGGCACAGGCAGACACTGAAGGAGCATCAGACGCTTCACATTGGGGAGAAATCACACGACTGTCCTGTTTGTGGGGAAAATTTCCCTTCAAGAGAAATGCTGAGGAAACACCAGAGGGTTCATGCCGGGGAGCGTCCATACGAATGCCCACAGTGTGAGAAACGCTTCAAAAGAAAAATTCATTTGATGAGACACCAGCGAATCCACACCGGAGAGAAACCGTTTCAGTGCTCTCAGTGTGGGAAGTCCTTCAGGCAGAGAGAACACCTAAGGGGTCATCAGcgaatccatacaggggagaagccattcaAGTGCCCCGAATGTGGGAAGAATTTTTCTCAGAGAAATAAGATGATCAGCCATCAGGGAACTCACAGAGGGCAACGGCTTTATCAGTGTcctgagtgtgggaagagctttagcCAGAAAGCTACCCTGACTAAGCATCGGAGCAGCCATGTAGGATGCTAG